Proteins from one Clostridia bacterium genomic window:
- a CDS encoding NADH-quinone oxidoreductase subunit NuoF → MKIRIGLGSCGIAAGGRKIKEALLNCLKEKGFDIEISSTGCIGMCFYEPLLDVIDDEGEVSTYVNVTPAMAKEIVEQHIINGTPIERYIASTSKKPFQQLDKQVRVVLQNCGVINPEKIEDYLANDGYKALNKCVNEMTPEEVIEEIKKSGLRGRGGAGFPTWFKWDAARKAKGNEKYVVCNADEGDPGAFMDRSVLEGDPHGLLEGMIIAGYAIGANYGYIYCRAEYPLAIERLEGAIVQAHAANYLGENILGSGFNFNIKIKKGAGAFVCGEETALIASLEGERGMPRLKPPFPAQSGYFGKPTNINNVETYANVPWIMRNSGAAFAAYGTEKSNGTKVFALAGKVKNGGLVEVPMGMPLKDVIYGIGGGIKKDKDFKAVQMGGPSGGCIPKSLIDTPVDYESITKTGAIMGSGGMVVMDETTCMVDMARFFLDFTCKESCGKCIYCRIGTKRMLEILERITHGEGRMEDIDELEQLCTSIKDGSLCGLGQTAPNPVLTTLRYFKDEYIAHIKDKKCPAKQCKSLITYSILEDKCTGCTACARKCPTAAISGEIKKPHSIDPEKCTKCGNCAITCKFGAINVE, encoded by the coding sequence TTGAAGATAAGGATAGGTCTCGGCAGTTGCGGCATTGCAGCTGGCGGAAGAAAAATCAAGGAAGCTTTGCTGAATTGTTTGAAAGAAAAGGGATTCGATATTGAAATATCATCAACAGGATGTATTGGAATGTGCTTCTATGAGCCTTTGCTGGATGTAATTGATGATGAAGGTGAAGTATCAACCTACGTAAATGTTACACCGGCGATGGCAAAAGAGATTGTAGAACAACATATTATAAACGGCACTCCAATAGAGAGGTATATTGCATCAACCAGTAAAAAACCATTCCAGCAGTTAGATAAACAGGTTAGAGTTGTTCTTCAGAACTGTGGTGTTATAAATCCTGAAAAAATTGAGGACTATTTAGCAAACGATGGATATAAAGCACTTAATAAGTGTGTTAATGAAATGACGCCTGAGGAAGTAATTGAAGAGATTAAAAAATCAGGTTTAAGGGGAAGAGGCGGAGCCGGTTTTCCAACCTGGTTCAAATGGGATGCTGCAAGGAAGGCAAAGGGAAATGAAAAGTATGTAGTTTGTAATGCTGACGAGGGAGACCCCGGTGCATTCATGGACAGAAGCGTACTTGAGGGAGACCCCCATGGACTTCTTGAAGGAATGATTATCGCAGGATATGCCATAGGCGCGAACTATGGATATATTTATTGCAGAGCAGAATATCCTCTGGCTATAGAAAGGCTTGAGGGAGCAATAGTTCAGGCTCACGCTGCCAATTACCTGGGCGAAAATATATTGGGTTCAGGCTTTAACTTCAATATCAAGATTAAGAAGGGTGCAGGAGCCTTTGTATGTGGCGAAGAGACTGCTCTTATTGCATCCCTCGAGGGAGAAAGAGGAATGCCAAGGCTTAAGCCGCCATTCCCAGCTCAGTCGGGTTATTTCGGAAAGCCTACAAACATAAACAATGTTGAAACTTATGCAAATGTGCCATGGATAATGAGAAACAGCGGAGCAGCCTTCGCTGCTTACGGAACAGAAAAGAGTAATGGAACCAAGGTTTTTGCTCTTGCCGGAAAGGTTAAGAACGGCGGTTTGGTTGAAGTTCCAATGGGAATGCCTTTAAAGGATGTAATATATGGAATCGGCGGCGGAATCAAGAAGGACAAGGATTTCAAAGCTGTCCAGATGGGAGGACCTTCAGGCGGGTGTATACCAAAGTCGCTGATTGATACTCCTGTTGATTATGAGTCTATTACCAAAACAGGGGCAATAATGGGCTCCGGCGGTATGGTTGTTATGGATGAAACTACATGTATGGTTGACATGGCAAGATTCTTCCTTGATTTTACCTGTAAGGAATCCTGTGGGAAATGTATATATTGCAGGATTGGTACAAAGAGAATGCTTGAAATCCTTGAGAGAATTACTCATGGAGAAGGCAGGATGGAAGACATCGATGAACTGGAGCAGCTTTGCACCAGCATTAAAGACGGTTCCTTGTGCGGGCTTGGACAGACAGCTCCGAATCCGGTGCTTACAACCCTGAGATATTTTAAGGATGAATATATAGCTCATATTAAGGATAAGAAGTGCCCTGCCAAGCAGTGCAAGAGCCTTATCACGTATAGTATCCTCGAGGATAAGTGCACCGGTTGTACAGCATGTGCAAGAAAATGCCCAACAGCAGCTATTTCCGGTGAAATAAAGAAACCTCATAGCATTGATCCGGAAAAATGTACAAAATGCGGAAACTGCGCTATCACTTGCAAGTTTGGTGCAATAAATGTTGAATAG
- a CDS encoding NAD(P)-binding protein — MALVRVNINNRELAANEGSTILKIALDNGIDIPNLCYDENLKPYGACGMCVVEVEGNPKLVRACSTPAMDGMIIKTDTPRTIAARKTALTLLSSDHKGDCRPPCATACPGNTDCQGYVGLVANGQYDEAIKLVKAVIPMPASIGRVCPHPCETACRRANVDEPIAIADIKRFIGDIDIKQGTYVPDMEEPTGKTVAVVGAGPAGVSCAYFLAAKGHKVVLYEDKPYPGGMLRYGIPQYRLPKELLDAEIDTLTKMGVDLKCNVKLGEDITITYLKKTYDAVFVAIGAWASMNMGCKGEDMEGVMGGIEFLRKATLAEPIYLGQHVIVIGGGNTAMDVARTAVRLGAEHVQVLYRRTRDEMPAEEIEIDEAEEEGVEFTYLVAPIEVIEGNGRAKAVRCQRMKLGAPDKSGRRSPEPIPGDEVTISADLIVSAIGQRVNAENVKELDITKKGTISANANTFATSMPGIFAGGEAVTGPKIAIEAIAQGKNAAHVIDSYLNGEIRSVANPCYIEQEDLTAEDFADREKKDREHLKVIPAQTRRMSFGAISETFDEEAAVKEASRCLECGCHDYFECKLVKYIGQHDIDTKALKGEIHREEEADTHPFIKRNAEKCILCGLCFRACEEVTGVTALGLLDRGFDSVVIPEFGLPLEESACISCGHCVDVCPTGACMEKEAIKKQVPVELEDSASICSYCGVGCNIIHQSKGSLVFKSRPNKAKGEETLCAKGRFGIYHINDEKRLLKPIIRRGDNTVEAEFDDAIALAAKKLQLIRGQYGKNSIAMFISPKFTNEEAYVAKKIADKLDTEIIGTMSVKEASGIKAVLGCNASTNSYDELYNTDLIISIGNVAENHPVLGINMKDAAAKKAKLVSISNSDTRLAEHANVALKIENNMEFLKSFIKSLMDQKFADKDKIEKIANGFDALAEFVKKAADNTDAAKVAKMYGEAKKAIIVVDEDTVSEAGIKLIADAAVITEKVGKPHRGIIIVRSKANTQGIIDMGFTTPANQLLSGIEKGEIKGAVIIGEDLAGADEKTRKLIAKLEFTVCLDLFMTKTAKLANVVIPVSSAAESEGTFTRSDRKIQRLAAAVKPLTVRNTFDILSKLGAQMGVVIETVKKADEKIANEVRPYGGLYAAAVKGIDIYTPCSRDNVEGSQVLHTEGFMTEDKKANLSIPEDGHMFKERKIYDTIQMQFEEYLAENGLKS; from the coding sequence ATGGCACTGGTCAGAGTAAATATTAATAATAGGGAATTAGCTGCCAATGAAGGCAGTACAATATTAAAAATTGCATTAGATAACGGAATTGATATCCCGAATCTTTGCTATGATGAAAATCTCAAGCCTTACGGCGCTTGCGGCATGTGCGTAGTAGAAGTGGAAGGAAATCCAAAGCTGGTAAGAGCCTGTTCAACTCCTGCAATGGATGGAATGATAATAAAGACAGATACTCCAAGAACCATTGCTGCAAGAAAGACAGCGCTTACTTTACTATCATCGGATCACAAGGGAGATTGTCGTCCTCCTTGCGCAACTGCTTGTCCGGGGAATACGGATTGTCAGGGATATGTAGGACTAGTTGCAAATGGACAGTATGATGAAGCTATCAAATTAGTTAAAGCTGTTATTCCGATGCCTGCAAGCATAGGAAGAGTTTGCCCGCATCCTTGTGAAACTGCATGCAGAAGGGCAAATGTAGATGAGCCTATAGCAATTGCAGATATTAAGAGATTCATTGGTGATATTGATATTAAGCAAGGAACCTATGTACCGGATATGGAGGAGCCTACAGGGAAAACAGTTGCTGTTGTAGGAGCGGGACCTGCCGGAGTTTCATGTGCATACTTCCTGGCAGCAAAAGGTCACAAGGTAGTATTATATGAGGATAAGCCATATCCCGGTGGAATGCTGAGATACGGAATTCCTCAGTATCGTCTCCCGAAAGAGCTTTTGGATGCAGAAATAGATACTCTTACAAAAATGGGAGTAGACCTTAAGTGCAACGTAAAACTCGGTGAAGATATTACAATAACATACCTCAAGAAGACTTATGATGCTGTATTTGTTGCAATAGGTGCCTGGGCAAGCATGAATATGGGCTGCAAAGGCGAAGATATGGAAGGTGTAATGGGTGGTATTGAATTCTTGAGAAAAGCTACCCTTGCAGAGCCGATATATCTGGGGCAGCACGTTATAGTCATAGGCGGCGGAAACACAGCCATGGACGTAGCCAGAACAGCAGTGAGATTGGGTGCAGAGCATGTTCAGGTTCTATACAGAAGAACCAGGGATGAAATGCCTGCAGAGGAAATAGAAATAGATGAAGCAGAAGAAGAAGGCGTAGAATTCACTTATCTTGTTGCTCCTATAGAAGTTATTGAAGGGAATGGAAGGGCAAAGGCTGTAAGATGCCAGAGAATGAAGCTGGGTGCTCCTGACAAGTCAGGAAGAAGAAGCCCGGAACCTATTCCCGGAGACGAAGTTACAATTTCTGCAGATCTTATAGTTTCTGCAATAGGTCAGAGAGTAAATGCAGAAAATGTAAAAGAGTTGGATATTACGAAGAAGGGTACGATTTCAGCTAATGCTAATACCTTTGCGACCAGTATGCCGGGAATTTTCGCCGGCGGCGAAGCTGTAACCGGGCCAAAGATAGCTATAGAAGCTATTGCTCAGGGTAAGAATGCGGCTCATGTAATCGACAGCTACTTAAATGGAGAAATAAGATCAGTTGCAAATCCGTGCTACATTGAGCAGGAAGATTTAACCGCTGAAGATTTTGCAGACAGAGAAAAGAAAGACAGAGAACACCTTAAGGTAATACCGGCACAGACAAGAAGAATGAGTTTCGGAGCAATTTCAGAGACCTTTGATGAAGAAGCTGCTGTAAAGGAAGCTTCCAGGTGCTTGGAATGCGGCTGCCATGACTATTTTGAATGCAAGCTTGTTAAATATATAGGACAGCATGACATTGACACTAAGGCATTAAAGGGTGAGATCCACAGGGAAGAAGAAGCAGATACACATCCATTCATTAAGAGGAATGCGGAAAAGTGCATACTCTGTGGTCTGTGCTTCAGGGCATGTGAAGAAGTAACCGGAGTAACTGCTCTTGGACTTCTGGACAGAGGCTTTGATTCAGTGGTTATTCCTGAATTCGGCTTGCCGCTTGAGGAAAGTGCCTGTATATCCTGCGGACATTGCGTAGATGTCTGCCCGACAGGTGCATGCATGGAAAAAGAAGCTATTAAAAAGCAGGTTCCCGTAGAACTTGAGGACTCAGCTTCCATTTGCAGCTACTGTGGAGTTGGATGTAATATAATTCATCAGTCAAAGGGCAGCCTGGTATTTAAATCACGACCTAATAAGGCAAAAGGCGAAGAGACATTATGTGCAAAAGGCCGTTTCGGCATCTACCATATTAATGATGAGAAGAGATTGCTGAAACCGATAATAAGAAGAGGTGACAATACTGTTGAAGCAGAATTTGATGATGCAATAGCTCTTGCTGCCAAGAAGCTGCAGCTTATTAGAGGACAATATGGCAAGAACAGCATTGCAATGTTTATATCTCCTAAATTTACTAATGAAGAGGCGTATGTTGCGAAAAAAATTGCCGATAAGCTAGATACTGAAATAATCGGAACCATGTCAGTAAAAGAAGCATCCGGAATAAAGGCAGTTCTTGGCTGCAATGCTTCCACCAACAGCTATGACGAGCTATATAACACAGACCTGATTATTTCTATAGGCAATGTTGCGGAAAACCATCCTGTGTTAGGAATAAATATGAAGGATGCAGCAGCGAAGAAGGCTAAGTTAGTATCAATCAGCAATTCAGACACTAGATTGGCTGAACATGCGAATGTTGCTCTGAAGATAGAGAACAACATGGAATTCCTGAAAAGCTTCATTAAGTCATTGATGGATCAGAAGTTTGCAGACAAGGATAAGATTGAGAAGATAGCCAACGGCTTTGACGCATTAGCTGAGTTTGTTAAAAAGGCTGCCGACAATACGGATGCTGCAAAAGTTGCAAAAATGTACGGTGAAGCCAAGAAAGCCATAATCGTAGTTGATGAGGATACAGTTTCCGAAGCTGGCATTAAGCTCATTGCTGATGCAGCTGTTATAACGGAAAAGGTTGGAAAGCCGCACAGAGGTATTATTATTGTCCGTTCGAAGGCTAATACCCAGGGAATAATCGATATGGGCTTTACAACTCCGGCAAACCAGCTTCTTTCAGGCATCGAAAAAGGAGAAATCAAAGGTGCTGTTATAATAGGTGAAGATTTGGCAGGTGCTGATGAAAAGACCAGGAAGCTTATTGCCAAGCTGGAATTTACAGTTTGCTTAGATCTTTTCATGACAAAGACTGCAAAGCTTGCAAACGTTGTTATACCTGTAAGCAGTGCAGCTGAATCAGAGGGAACCTTTACAAGGTCAGACAGGAAAATTCAGAGACTAGCAGCAGCTGTTAAACCATTGACGGTCAGGAATACCTTTGATATACTTTCAAAGCTGGGTGCACAGATGGGCGTGGTTATTGAAACGGTTAAGAAGGCAGATGAAAAGATAGCCAACGAGGTAAGACCTTACGGCGGATTATATGCTGCAGCTGTGAAGGGTATTGATATATATACTCCTTGCAGCAGAGATAATGTTGAGGGTTCACAGGTACTGCACACAGAAGGCTTCATGACGGAAGACAAGAAGGCAAACCTCAGCATTCCTGAAGATGGGCATATGTTTAAAGAAAGAAAGATTTATGATACAATTCAGATGCAATTTGAAGAGTACTTGGCTGAAAATGGTTTAAAATCATAG
- a CDS encoding EamA family transporter — MKKIHGMIYAVSSAVAFGFVPVFAVIAYRGGTNAITAVFLRFFAAALILFGILYVRKTKFILSRKLFGRIAYLSIVGYAATCVTLFLSYNYMSIGLATTLHYIYPAIVTVMSLFIFKEKIGKIKILSLIMSILGVYILAGSKENAVSMTGVALALASGGFYSLYTIELGREDIKSIDGLLLTFYVSLFSATSTFIYGAATRSLKLDIQPIGIFSVLGLALICTVFAILAYSRAVNIIGPSDTAILSTFEPVTGVVLGIFVFGERLNYSLAAGSFLIILAVLFFSYNERKRNPEIAALGVSQN, encoded by the coding sequence ATGAAAAAAATACATGGAATGATTTATGCTGTTTCTTCAGCTGTTGCATTCGGTTTTGTACCTGTATTTGCCGTCATTGCATATAGAGGAGGTACAAATGCTATTACTGCAGTGTTTTTAAGGTTTTTTGCAGCTGCTTTGATTTTGTTCGGAATACTTTATGTACGAAAAACCAAATTCATATTAAGCAGAAAGCTTTTTGGCAGGATAGCATATCTGAGCATCGTAGGGTATGCAGCAACCTGTGTGACACTTTTTTTATCCTATAACTACATGTCTATAGGTCTAGCTACTACACTGCATTACATATATCCCGCCATAGTAACAGTAATGTCGCTTTTCATTTTCAAAGAAAAAATCGGGAAGATAAAAATCCTTTCACTTATAATGTCTATTTTGGGAGTTTACATACTTGCAGGTTCAAAGGAAAATGCAGTCAGCATGACAGGCGTGGCTTTGGCACTTGCTTCAGGCGGATTCTATTCCTTATATACAATAGAGCTTGGGAGAGAGGATATCAAGTCAATTGATGGTCTTCTGCTCACCTTTTACGTCTCATTGTTCTCAGCTACTTCAACTTTTATATATGGTGCGGCAACCAGAAGCTTGAAGCTTGATATACAGCCGATCGGTATATTCTCTGTATTGGGGCTTGCATTAATATGCACTGTTTTTGCAATTCTTGCGTATTCAAGAGCTGTAAATATAATCGGTCCGTCGGATACAGCGATATTGAGCACTTTTGAACCAGTCACCGGCGTTGTTCTGGGCATATTTGTGTTTGGAGAAAGACTTAACTATTCATTGGCGGCAGGAAGCTTTCTAATAATTTTAGCTGTTCTGTTTTTCTCGTATAATGAGAGGAAACGAAATCCTGAGATTGCAGCTTTAGGTGTTTCACAAAACTGA
- a CDS encoding DNA topoisomerase III, protein MGKILVLAEKPSVGRDLAKVLNCNQGGNGCLMGPKYIVTWALGHLVTLADPEAYNNKYKTWNLEDLPMLPDKMELAVIKETSKQYGIVRGLLKQPDIDELVIATDAGREGELVARWIMEKAGFRKPVKRLWISSQTDKAIKDGFNQLKPGKEYENLYRAAQCRAEADWLIGLNVTRALTCKYNAQLSAGRVQTPTLALIVQRENEIKSFIPKDYWTIEAKVNGFSLLWRDKSSSNTQLFDREKAEAIVSKLKGQTGEITDIKKEAKSELHPLAYDLTELQRDANKRYGYSAKQTLSIMQALYERHKILTYPRTDSRHITTDIVPTLPDRLKSIAVGPYAPMAQNLLRSRINTTSRLVDNSKVSDHHAIIPTEQPVKLSGLSTEERNIFDLVVKRFLAVLSPAYMYEQTTVKVEASGEQLFARGKVTKAMGWKAVYDDRGNSEGDSSEEDREQSLPPMQKGDKLKFASVNSNNRKTKPPARYTEATLLTAMEHPGKFIEDEALKEALDRTSGLGTPATRADIIEKLFNTFYVERRGKDIFPTAKGIQIIDLAPSELRSAELTAKWEQQLYDISKGKANASAFMTHIRTHASKLVSSVVASTEAYKHDNITRSRCPECGKFLLEVNGKKGKMLVCADRDCGYRKGVAQQSNARCPECKKRMELKGEGEGRLFTCSCGFREKLSSFNKRMEERTESSDKRTVQSYMQQQKKEEPVNNAMADALAKWKASQEK, encoded by the coding sequence ATGGGAAAAATATTGGTATTGGCTGAGAAACCGTCTGTTGGACGGGACTTGGCAAAGGTTTTGAACTGCAATCAAGGTGGAAATGGCTGTCTGATGGGTCCAAAATACATAGTGACTTGGGCTCTTGGCCACTTGGTAACTCTGGCTGACCCTGAAGCCTATAACAATAAATATAAAACATGGAACCTTGAAGACCTGCCGATGCTGCCTGATAAAATGGAGCTGGCTGTAATTAAGGAAACCTCAAAGCAATACGGAATTGTCCGCGGCCTTTTGAAGCAGCCTGACATCGATGAGCTAGTAATTGCAACTGATGCAGGGCGTGAAGGTGAATTGGTAGCCCGTTGGATTATGGAAAAGGCAGGCTTCAGAAAGCCGGTAAAACGATTATGGATATCCTCTCAGACTGACAAGGCGATTAAGGATGGTTTTAACCAGCTCAAGCCCGGCAAAGAATATGAAAATCTGTATAGAGCAGCCCAGTGCAGAGCCGAAGCTGATTGGCTGATTGGTCTTAATGTGACCCGTGCTCTTACGTGCAAGTACAATGCGCAACTGTCAGCAGGCAGAGTTCAGACCCCTACCTTGGCACTGATTGTACAAAGAGAAAATGAGATAAAAAGCTTTATACCCAAGGATTATTGGACTATTGAAGCTAAAGTCAATGGGTTCTCATTGCTTTGGAGAGACAAATCCAGCAGCAATACACAGTTGTTTGATAGGGAAAAGGCGGAAGCGATTGTTTCAAAGCTTAAAGGACAGACAGGCGAAATAACGGACATAAAGAAGGAAGCAAAAAGTGAACTCCACCCGTTAGCTTATGACCTGACGGAATTGCAGAGGGACGCCAACAAGCGATACGGCTATTCTGCCAAACAGACGCTGTCCATTATGCAGGCTTTGTACGAGCGTCACAAGATATTGACTTATCCCAGGACCGACTCCCGCCACATTACAACGGATATCGTTCCGACACTGCCGGACAGGCTAAAAAGTATAGCGGTAGGACCCTATGCCCCAATGGCACAAAACCTGCTTCGAAGCAGAATAAATACCACAAGCCGCTTGGTAGATAACAGCAAGGTCAGCGACCATCATGCGATTATTCCCACTGAGCAGCCTGTAAAGCTCTCTGGTTTGAGTACCGAAGAGCGCAATATATTTGACTTGGTTGTCAAGCGCTTTCTTGCAGTCCTGAGCCCTGCCTACATGTATGAGCAGACCACGGTAAAGGTTGAAGCTTCCGGTGAACAGCTCTTTGCTAGGGGTAAAGTGACCAAAGCCATGGGTTGGAAGGCTGTGTATGATGACAGAGGCAATTCAGAGGGTGATAGTTCTGAGGAAGATAGAGAACAGTCCCTTCCCCCTATGCAGAAGGGTGATAAACTTAAGTTCGCATCTGTTAACTCTAATAATAGAAAAACAAAGCCTCCGGCACGTTATACAGAGGCAACTCTGCTAACTGCAATGGAGCATCCGGGTAAATTTATCGAGGATGAAGCTCTTAAAGAAGCGCTTGATAGAACCAGCGGCTTAGGCACTCCCGCTACCAGAGCAGATATCATTGAAAAATTGTTCAACACCTTTTATGTGGAAAGAAGAGGCAAGGATATTTTCCCCACGGCAAAAGGAATACAGATTATAGATCTTGCTCCCTCGGAGCTTAGGTCAGCTGAGCTCACTGCCAAATGGGAGCAGCAGCTATATGATATAAGTAAGGGAAAGGCTAATGCCAGTGCTTTCATGACTCATATCAGAACTCATGCCTCCAAGCTGGTCTCCTCAGTTGTAGCCAGCACCGAAGCATATAAGCACGACAATATTACCCGTTCACGTTGTCCTGAGTGCGGAAAGTTCTTATTGGAGGTCAACGGAAAAAAGGGCAAAATGCTGGTCTGTGCAGATAGGGATTGCGGCTACCGCAAAGGTGTGGCTCAGCAATCAAACGCCCGATGCCCTGAGTGTAAAAAAAGAATGGAGCTTAAAGGCGAAGGAGAAGGCAGACTCTTCACTTGCAGCTGCGGCTTCCGCGAGAAGCTTTCCAGCTTCAACAAGCGCATGGAGGAAAGAACTGAGAGCAGCGACAAACGAACGGTTCAAAGTTACATGCAGCAGCAGAAAAAAGAAGAGCCTGTAAACAACGCCATGGCTGATGCCTTGGCAAAGTGGAAAGCATCACAGGAAAAATAG
- a CDS encoding NADH peroxidase — protein MKKFVCSICGYVHEGMEAPENCPQCKAAKEKFTVKEEGARQWADEHRIGVAKDVDPEVYEGLKANFMGECTEVGMYLAMSRQADREGYPEIAEAFKRYAFEEADHAARFAELIGEVVFPDTKKNLELRAEAEFGACTGKKHLATRAKELNYDAIHDTVHEMCKDEARHGSAFEGLLKRYFGKSI, from the coding sequence ATGAAAAAGTTTGTATGTTCGATATGTGGGTATGTTCACGAGGGAATGGAGGCACCGGAGAACTGTCCTCAGTGTAAGGCAGCAAAAGAAAAGTTCACAGTAAAAGAAGAAGGTGCACGTCAGTGGGCTGATGAACATAGAATAGGTGTGGCAAAGGATGTAGATCCTGAGGTTTATGAGGGACTTAAGGCTAATTTTATGGGAGAGTGCACTGAAGTAGGAATGTACCTGGCAATGAGCCGTCAGGCTGATAGAGAAGGTTATCCGGAGATTGCTGAAGCGTTTAAGAGATATGCTTTTGAAGAAGCAGATCATGCAGCCAGATTCGCTGAGCTTATCGGGGAAGTCGTATTCCCGGATACAAAGAAAAATCTTGAACTCAGAGCAGAAGCAGAGTTCGGTGCATGTACCGGCAAAAAGCACTTGGCAACAAGAGCAAAAGAACTGAACTATGACGCAATTCATGATACTGTACATGAAATGTGCAAGGATGAAGCAAGACATGGATCAGCATTTGAAGGGCTTTTGAAGAGGTATTTCGGTAAGTCAATATAG
- the nuoE gene encoding NADH-quinone oxidoreductase subunit NuoE — translation MECSCEKKLESNFDNNEVDLMLLDPVFEKYKGQSASLISILQDTQGIYGYLPLEALKVIAERTGNKKAKIYGIATFYSQFRLDPTGKYIILQCQGTACHVNGSDKISEAICDELGIVPGGTSSDGMFTLEDVACLGCCSLAPVMMINGEAYGNLTPNSVREVIRGIYEKEKGGASN, via the coding sequence ATGGAATGTTCTTGCGAAAAGAAACTGGAATCAAATTTTGACAATAATGAGGTTGATCTGATGCTGCTTGATCCTGTTTTTGAGAAATACAAGGGTCAAAGTGCTAGCTTGATAAGCATACTTCAGGATACGCAAGGTATTTACGGATATCTGCCACTGGAAGCATTGAAAGTCATAGCTGAAAGAACAGGGAACAAGAAAGCAAAGATATACGGTATTGCAACCTTCTACTCTCAGTTCAGATTGGATCCTACAGGCAAGTATATAATACTTCAATGCCAAGGAACTGCCTGCCATGTAAACGGCTCTGATAAAATAAGCGAAGCCATATGTGACGAGCTGGGAATAGTACCAGGGGGGACAAGCTCTGACGGGATGTTTACCTTGGAGGATGTTGCTTGTCTCGGCTGCTGCAGCTTAGCACCGGTTATGATGATCAATGGAGAAGCATACGGTAATCTTACTCCTAATAGCGTAAGAGAAGTGATTAGAGGTATTTACGAAAAAGAAAAAGGAGGTGCCTCCAATTGA